cgaggcacgatttttactgcaaaactgaaagggtcaaataaaaccacgtggtctaaaatttaaataacaataacattcgcaggggtgttatatagggggtgtgtagcgatgatcagaacaatagaaatcgaaaactaatatggcggtagtcggagtaaaagggaaataatgcgtatttatgaattcatgtcagctttaacttGTATGCTCCAAATACTGAAAACGATATAGTAAGCTTTGTTAAAAAGGTATCAAGTAGATATCAATGTACtgtattaatgaaaataatataattctTGTTGGTGACTTTAATTGCTCTATGTCAAAGGAAAAACACAAAAGTTTAaacggtttaaaaaaaaattacaatatcgTTTTGAACTACTTGATTTGTggtataaaataaaaccaaaacataATGGGTTCACCTGGTTTAATGGCAACAACTGTGCTAAAAGTAAAATACACTATATATTTTTGAcgcaaaacggaagaccttatagtatcgtactgtttcttattattcttattttattaTCTTCTTATTATCTTCTTattcccctcccccccccccccccccccaacaaaattTGTGCACGCGAATTCTCGGAAACCATCCAACCGATTTAAACCACTTCTTCAGAGTTGATTGGAAGTGgtctgaatttattttttgtttacaatatttttgcCGTAGTCGTGCACCTACAATTTATCGTTGATTTTTAGCTTTTACGACCCACGcatcttctcgagaactatctgagatatgaatatgaaattttcaggataggtagaccatagtctgaagttgtgcccattgtttttgttttacgccagtggcgccattcttATTAAGAGCTCACTGTGGCTCGAAAATGTGGTACGAATTTTGTTCCtcttttttgtccacaagaatTCTCAGGGATGGCTCGATAGaaatcttgaaatttttaggaatgataaaaaaacaactatatcttgaggattttttttcattttttccaaagttcatttcctattgtccgtttcctgtaccgcgacaaaaagcttgtgactttgatctcaaaaatgataaagacTTGAGCATTCagacttcaattttttttttcgatttactTTATTTCATGTAGAACTGAAATAAAAGTATTAgtccttacatatgtcatctatccgatgtaaaataaaccaaaaaatcTATTTCCGGtaagatatctcaaatatatcCCTGAAAAtctcgggccccaaatatgaattctaaattttgaactGCGAACTGCATTtccactattcaattgcatctAAGCCcgattctcagaaactatagataactgcagcaccatattttcacagtggtagtgaaatattgccagtagatgcccctgaaaattccgggccccaaatatgaattccaaattttgaattgcgaactgcgttgtagaacgcagttcactattcaattgcatagaagccgattctcaaaaactataaataactgcatcaccatattttcacagagGAGGTGAAATACCACTTGTAGATGCCCCTAaaaatttcgggccccaaatatgaattctaaattttgaattgcgaactgcgttctagaacgcagttcactgtTCAATTGCAAACTGCGAACTTCGAACTGCGTTCCAAAAACCGATTGCCGAAATGATGAACTTCAATCAGAGCAAAGCAGCGGAAACATCATCTGAAAATATTTCCTTCcttatatatcttatataatattaaatgaCCATGTTTGTCATTCATGtaaggaaataaatcaaatacaagaACTATCACGATGTCGGGCAGATGGTGGTgagttttaaatgttaaaagcatgtacattgttttttattcagtaatttatttcattgtttgtgTGAAGAATTACGGGCAGTATGTATTAGTGCCTTTTTATGAGGGCTTAATGTGGCTTTAAGTAtcattttgattgattgatagagagagagagagagagagagagagagagagaggggcagacagacatacagacagacagagagtgTTCTGATGGAAATTAAAATAACTGCAAGCATTTGCACTTCAATCATTTTCATGTCAGTTGTATATTGTGATCATATCTGCATTTTAATGTAAGAGTTTATGATGaatcaatatttctttatttcagcATTTTGCCTTTAACTCTTCTATTAGTACTTATCCCAACACTGAATGCATTTTTCAAAACAGTCTCTGTACCGTTAAAATATGCTCCTCTCCGACGGATTTCAGTGAAACCGGCGAATGGGGATATTTATATAGGTGGTAAAAATATAGTTCTCCATCTTGACAGCAACTTTGATCTTCTGAAAAACAAAACCATTGGTCCGCAACCAGATAATAAAATGTGTGCCCCCAACCAGTTGTTTTGTGATAATAAAATGACAGACAACTATGTCGAAGTTTTGGAATTCATTCCTAGAAGGAGAATGGTTCTCGTCTGTGGTAGTGTCCATCAGGGTCTTTGTACATTTTTGAATAGCTACCATATTGATATCGAggaaaagttttataaagattctTTTCAAAACTACATCGGAAGTGAGAAAGGTACCATCTTGATTCCTTTTAAAACGGAAGACCAGTCGGACGACCATTACTTCGTCGGAAGGAGTTGGGACGGTCGGAGAATGGAGCATACATTTCCGGAATTTTCGTTCATGGAAATTTACAACCGAACCACAGACCCTCTCCAGCAGTGGGAATTTCGAAACACAACAATGTTTTCTTCCGCGGGTTTATGCCACCATAAACGGCAGAATTCCGCAACTCGATTTATTTTCGGTTTCAGCACTAATGAATTTATCTTCAGCATATACAATCAAGCTAGAACTGCTTCCAATGGTACGCTTTTCCAAACAAAAATATCGAGAATTTGCAAGAACGATAAATACATGGATTCttttaatgaagttattttAGAATGCAACCAACACAACATAGCAACCGCTGCTTACTATGCAACGACAAATGAAACATCTGTTCTTTATGTGGCATTTAGCAAAAGTCTCTATTCTACTGAGGCATTACCAAACAATTCAGCGGCCGTTTGTCAGTTCCCCCAGCAAGATATAGACAGGATGTTCAATAACCTGCTGAAGTTTTGTTATATTAACGCCGATGCCATTACTCCACCTGATTGGTCAACGTGCGGAGAAACCAAAGCTTGTACAAAGGTAAACAAAAGATTAAATTCTAACgactgatattcttttaaattctAAACAAGTTAATGCAAAGTAATTGTAGATTAACAGCAATTTATTTGACACTTTTGTGGCTATACAAAACACCTGATACATATAATAATCAGTAATCATAAGAAGTAAAGCTATTTAAGTTGCTGCAGGTCTAAAgttcccggtctgaaaaatttggatggacgacctgggggCTACAGTGCAacccatttaaaaaaatgtatgtttattgCGCAAAAAATGTGCGCTAAATAAATTTTTGGACTTATAATTACCTTTACACAGATTAATACCATTAAATTTTTCACGCAGATTTACAACTGATCTATTTAATTGCCCTTAACTTTCTTCGGAACACACAACCTCGAAAAATCAAGTATGTTATATTCACATCGAGAACGAGAGTGTtgccattatataaatagtgcctgtttgggagggtaacagttgaaattgacaccccgagaaaaccattgtcaactgacgcgaagcggaggttgacaattgttttcgaggggtgtcaatttcaacagttatcctcccaaacaggcactatttattttattatattgaatgtCTTAATTATAGAgatatttttactgcttttatatagacatGACGTGagttctacggcgaaccgtatgcgcataatttacgcgcatgtaacaatttgttatgTTACCCGTTTCCAAGTGTGTTGcttacgctgagggtaatagaacggattctCAACTCCGTCCAAACCagtcagatttcagtatttaacatgaaagtataacaatttaacttgtaaacaaactgcaccgaTTCAATTTacggggctggtgatggtgttatttttaaaagactatcaaagtttattttgtgcgcaataaatgtacaattttttcaatgggtgacaatgtagctcccaggtcgtccatccgaatccggagctacagacctgcagctactaTCTAAGGTGTTcagtttccaacggaagaccttacatTCACTGTAGTGGTTTTTTTCTATCCCCCGTTTTTTGCAGAGTATTTCAAGAATAactatattgattttattttatattttcagggATGTAATATACCCTGGcctatttttttgttcatttttgcaATATTCATTTCCTGTCATCCGTTTCCTGTCCTGTAGTCCTTGACAGCCTTGTCTCCaagagatctcaaaaactaataAGAAATTGCACAttaaaactttgtgggatgacaCACCTATGTACTATATAGATATGTTTTCactattttgtttgattcgtcgttaattgatactttttttttcattttttaaaaattgtataaggGATAAATGTATCAGAACAAAACtattcatatgtcatctatgttatcctaaataaacaaaacattctaCTTTCGGTTAGATacctcaaatatctcaggtaccCATCTTTCAATTTTATACTCACAAGATTTCAAAAACTGTAATTGATCAAGATACAAAACTTGTATGGATAGTATACATTTggttgaaaatgtgtttaattggTTTCATCTTGTTAGCGGACACTTCCAGTTCTCAGTGGTACCattaaaacaaatcaagttttcaATCATTCATCTGTTTTTCTTTGAGTGTTTTAAATAGCATGATAAGCAATAATCGATATAAGTTAAATGTATAAGAATAAAAAACCGTTATTTTCATTGAGCAATCCggtttgttcatttttttggtcccttgacaaaaaaaaaccttgtcTCAACAAGATTTCAGTTATGACAGAGAATTTTTTAGAAAGATAAACCAttgtatgtagatgtgtttcactgtttttgtttgattcAGCGTGACTTTCGGTCGTCATAGAAAgtgttaaactttttttttccattttcgttgttttacatgtagaaatacgttttgaaaatttcttttagAATACATATTTTATCCATTATAATTCTCTACATGGAAGAAGTGATTTCTTCCTTTTTCACAGATTTATTCATATACATAAGAAGGTAAGGCCTTTTTTGTTGCTGTAGCCACAGGAGTCTAGTTCTACATAATATTTATGATTATAGCAAATGTATGGGTGTTATTgccttttactaattaacaatgtaAATTGTCAATGAGTCCGACAATTGAGCAATGTTTATTGGTTAAGGACATTATTATAAAGGTATATTCTtgttatataatacatttaGCACTATGTGTTTTCTACTGGGAAAAGTAAGACTTTAGAGTAATTAGTAAACTCTTACCATGACCATGCTTCTTTATATCTTCGTTAAAAACATCCTAGATCGTCACACTTATAATTATCTAGCAAAGATGGCCTCTTTAATTTTTACACCATTAAGcctcaaaataataataatctgTGATGCTATTTTGCAgacaaattcacaaaattactGCAGCAATCGAAAAGCCCAGAAAGCAAACCCTGGGATACAAAGACTGACGAAACCTCACTACGAGCCCAGTGGCATTGTCTATCAGGAATCACATACAATATTCACCTCGATTTTTGCCCATCAAGTAAACCCCCGGGCCATCGTTGTGTGGATTGGAACGTTTGATGGATATATCCTTAAAGTAAATGAGAGTGTTTCGTGTATGCTATCATCTTCCAATCCGCTTAAATTTAAGGGTTTTGTTTAGTCAGTGTTCGAGTTGGCGTTGTCAATTTTGGATTGTTGTACTGTTAAAACGTTTCATGTCAtgtgtaatttaaaaaacaataggTACAATTGAACTTTTATGAGATAAACTAGAATATGTTTTTCAATATCGTCAGTGGAATGTTTTTTCTGTGAAAACGTCATTCATGGCCATAAAGTTCTCGCAGTTTGAATTTATAACCTAAATTAATTCAAGCAAATTCTTCATAACATGCctaaaattttgatatgtttaaaaaaagttttatttttttctttggtttggtAAAGCTGTTATCTTTGCAAAGAAGTTCTTTAGATGCGTTATGTTAACAGGTTAACATGGAACAGCAATTTAGAGACAGAAAACCGTACGTTAAGTATGATCTGAGTCAGAATAGAAGCCAGAGAATAGAACCTCATCACCTTTCTGACCACAATGACACCAAACACATCGTATTCTTGCATGGAAACAAGGTTTGTCACAATAGTCTGTTTTAGAACATACACTCAAATAGTTTTATGGAGGAAGTCTACACGAATTGACTAGATTACCATTGACTAGTAAGAActgaaaaaatcaataaaagagaaaaaaatatgcctAACACATCCATGCATTATCTTGCATATACgaataatatttcacaaaacattacaaaataatatcaaGCAACATGAACACAATTGTCTATATACAGTATTTACCATTCGCCTCTAGTCCTGGTACCGTTTTTGGAGGGTGTTACTCGAAGATCTGATTAAATAGCGCATTTCTTGTATTGGATATAGCGGTATTAATGCCATGTAGCACGACTCACGGGACTATCCTTATCACTGTATTGTTCTGTAACAGCATTTTGAACAGTTGACGATAATGCAGGGTTTTCATCAGGTGCAAATACGGGCGAAGATAATGGTAATGTTGCAAAGACGGCGGATATCAGCTGGTCAGTTTGTCTTCTCCATGTGGTTCCAGGCGCTTCATATGATAGCGGTCCTGTTTTTGCAGCTTTGGCTCCAGGGATCCACTTCTTCCATAGTTCTCTGTAATCAGGGACTGCCACATACCTATCTTTGTCAAATGAACGAGCCGGTTCTGAAATCATTGCACGCATTTTGTCTCGCTGTAATTTCACGGTTTCATACACACTTCCTTTAAGACGGGTAAGTGTGTACACAGTTCCCTCCCCATAAACAGCTTGTCAGGGGTTTCACCAGTAGTTGTGTGTGGTGTTTCTATACATATACGTCAAAAGAAAATTCGCTAGCCTTTTATTCAGTGAGGTTTGATCAATTTTTGAAGCTCGCAAAGACTGCTTGAGAGTCTGCACTAGTCTTTCTGCTGGCCCATTTGTTCGAGGGTGATATGGTGCTGAAGTGGTATGTCTAATACCATTGTACTGCATGAACTGACGGAAGCATTCAGAGACAAATTAAGGTTCATTATCTGAAACTAGCTGGTCTGGCAAACCATATCGAGAAAATATCCTTCTGAGTACATCTACTGTTTTCTTTGCTGTGGTTGACGACATTTATACTACTGCGGGCCATTTTGAAAATGCGCCAACTACTACCAAGAACATACTGCCTTGGAAAGGTCAAGCAAAATCAACATGAATGCGTTGCCATGTACCTTGTGGCCATTCATAAGGGTGAATGGGTGCTTCAGCGGGTATGGGTCTATTTTCTTGACATCCCTGGCAGCTCGTGACAAGTATCTCTAAGGCTTTATCAATACCAGGCCACCAAACAAAGCTGCAGGCTAGTGACTTCATTTTAACTATTCCTATGTGTCCTTAATGAAGTTCATTAAATACTCTTGATTGAATGGAATGGGGTGTAAGCACTCGGAGTCCCCACACCAAACATTCTTGATCTATGCAAATCTTGTTTATCCATAAGAAATATGCCATAGATCTTCTTGCTCTACATTTTCGGGACACCCGGTCTTTGTCATTTCAAACGTCCAGCTTGAGCCAagtatatttttcattgctGTGTCCATGCTCAAGATTCACAACTGGCAGTCTTGAGAGATCGTCCGTGTTACAGTGtttttagtgcttttataaCGGATGTCATATTGGAATCCTGATTAGTTTGTTGCATATCTTTGCAGCCTAGCTGTCGTCGTCACTGGGGCGCTTTTTTAGGGTTGAATATGGATACAAGCGCCTGATGATCTGTTAAAAGGGTGAATTTCCTCCCATTAAGATATGTATGGAATTGCTTTTACTCCCCACACGATTCCAAGCGTTTCCTTGTCAAACTGTGAATACTTTTTCTCAGTGGAGTTAAGGTTCGTTGATGAAAATGCAATTGGTTTTTCAGATCAACCAGGCATAGTGTGGGATAAAACTTCTCTAAGTACATGGGGTGATGGGATCCGTCAGTGACCAATGCCACCGGCTTTTCTGGGTCATAATGCACCAATAATTGATCCGATGTCAtcatttctttgattttcttaAATGATTTTGTACAAGAATCTAACCACTCCAACATTTGATCATCCTTTAGGAGGTTATACAATGGAGCAGAATAGGATGACACATTTTTTGTGAATCGTCCATATAGTAATTAATTAGTCCTAAGAAAGTTCTAAGCTCTGAAACTTTTTTTCGGCAATGGAGCGTTCAAAACTGCTGACACATTTTCTGTGGTTTTATGTAGTCCTTCAGAGTCTATGACATGTCCACAGAACTTTATTCTGTCCTTCAGAAATTCACTTTTTTGTACATTTGCTCTCAAGACATATCGATCTAAACGTCTGAGTACTTGTTCAAGATTGTTTAGGTGTTCCTTTTTGGTTTTTCCCGTTATTATCATGTCATCCATATTACAATGGACTCCCTAAAGACCTTGTAATGCGGTGTCCATTACCCTTTGCCAAAAAGCTGGAGTTGATGCCATGCCGAACATAGGCCTATTGTACTGAAACAGCCCACGCTGGATGTTTATGGTAAGATATGTTCTTTCCTCTTTTCTCACTGTTATTTGTAGGTATGCGTTCTTTAGATCCAGTTTCGTGAACTGTTGGACCCAAGCTAAGCTTGCAAAGATATTTTCTATCTTCAGAAGTGGATTCTTATACACCACAAGGACAGGGTTTAAGGTAACTTTAAAGTCCCCACAGATTCTCACTGACCCGTCCTTCTTTGGTATGGACACAATGGGGATAGCCCATTCACTGTGCTCTACTTTACTAAGGAATCTACACTATATGATCCGGTTTTTGTCTACCTTATGCCCCAGTGCGAAGGGAACTTTACAGAATTTTGGTGTCGTTGACTCTCTAATTTTGATCCTAGCATTGATGCCTTCAAGGGTGCCAAGTTTATGACTGAATATACGTCTGTTTGTGCTCAACAAGCCATCGACgccttttttttcaaagtctcTACAGCTTTGATTTCTGTCCAgtttaatttcatgtttattaACCATTCTCGGCCAAAGAATGGGGGTCCTCCCTTTAGTAAAATATCAAGTTCTGCTTTTTATCATTCAAGTCTACGGTCACCGTACATACTCCAGGTGGTACGATACTTTTACCTGAATATGTTCAGAGATTAATGACCGTGTCTGTCAGATTCACATCTGAAAAATGTTCTTCATACGTCTCCTTGTTTATAACGGATATAGCTCATACTGTATCAAGTTCCAtgggtacatgtaatattttatgtTAGGGTGTACCCAAATTGCATCTTGAATTCCTCCTACAGCATATATTTTCAGTGAATACATAGGTTCATCTTTAACATTAAGCTCATGAACTTTGGTTTTCCTGACGTTTTGGTCATGTTTCGGTGACCATGTTGCAGGGTTGGTTTGACACGCTCGTTGAATGTGACCTGGTCTTCCGCATGCCCGACATTTTACCGGCAGAATCTACAGGAATCCGTCGGATGATTTCCATAACATCGAAAACAGGACTTGGGGAGGGATGAAGTAGTGTATGGTTGTAGTCCTTGTCTCTCGTCCGTGTCTGCTGTGTGTTGATTTTGTTAACACCGGCCAATGGAAGATGCTTATTCTGTAATCCAACTGCGTCTTTCGATGCGGTTTCAATGGCCCCTGGTAAGTCAAAAGTCTTCTTGTACTTAAGATCTGGCTCTGACAGGAGTTTCTTCTGAATTTGTTCCTTTCTGAGACAGAAATCTCTTTCTCAAGGTATCATTAAGTGCGTCTTTAAACTCATAAAATTCACTAAGCTTTCTCAAGGCTACATTATACTCTCGCACACCCTCCCCTCCTGTTGATCACGGTTATGGAAACGAAAACTTTCCACAATAACAAACGGTTTTGATGCGTAGTGTTCTTCAAGAATCATTGTGAGGTCCCCGTAAGTGTTTTCGGCCGGTAATTTAGGGGCTGTTTAGTCTCTTTACAGTGCGTTCGTAATAGCGCCCATGAGGCTCAGTAGCGCGAAAACTTTCTTTTCATCTTTTTCGCCAAGAAATAGCTGTCTAACCTTTCTTTATACGATGTCAAAGAATCAAGCGTAGGGTTAAACATCAGTTCTTTCGATCCGCCCGGCCATTCTTGTCGTCAATAGGGTTTATCTTTAGATTACAGGTAGCACACAACCATGTGGATGTaaaccatttaaaaaacaaaccgACCGGAAACAGCACATATTGTCTAAAACTCAAACACGTAACCTACGCAAATCCGGAATACTAcacgcgggaaaaagaacgagctaaacagACTCATCGAGAATGTTTTTCGCAACATCCCATAAGGCTTTCTAATATTTTCTTCCTTAGTGCTTTGCCAACAATGACAGATATTTAACTCGTATCTTACGGTGCCTTGAGGTTTGATGACACATTCTGAGTACCGCACACGATTTAGTGATACCCAAGAAATGTTTTACATGCTTCCATTCCTATTTGGTTGTCGTAAACAAATTATTATAGAATTTTacgtatgacgtcacagtgatctcgcaGTATATTTCTAGCGATATATTTAGAGGTGAATCAAACATATGTGATGCGTATACTAGAAATTTAAGTACATGTCAGCATTACAGTATAAATTAcgataatttttttagtttgataGAGAGATTACACATATACAAGCAAAAGCCATACTGTCATGTCcaattttaaactaattttgcATGCATTTACAGTAAGTTGAAGGAGGGAGAAAAAAATGcgttttgatgtaaataaagaagaaattaagaggaaaaacagttaaaaatcTATGAAGGTATATATTGTCAAATCATTAAATTGGTAAATGGGAAATTACAAACAGGGATGGGGCACGGATACGACGT
This genomic window from Crassostrea angulata isolate pt1a10 chromosome 8, ASM2561291v2, whole genome shotgun sequence contains:
- the LOC128161057 gene encoding hepatocyte growth factor receptor-like, which codes for MTSWIVAYHIDLKVYDESIFLYFSILPLTLLLVLIPTLNAFFKTVSVPLKYAPLRRISVKPANGDIYIGGKNIVLHLDSNFDLLKNKTIGPQPDNKMCAPNQLFCDNKMTDNYVEVLEFIPRRRMVLVCGSVHQGLCTFLNSYHIDIEEKFYKDSFQNYIGSEKGTILIPFKTEDQSDDHYFVGRSWDGRRMEHTFPEFSFMEIYNRTTDPLQQWEFRNTTMFSSAGLCHHKRQNSATRFIFGFSTNEFIFSIYNQARTASNGTLFQTKISRICKNDKYMDSFNEVILECNQHNIATAAYYATTNETSVLYVAFSKSLYSTEALPNNSAAVCQFPQQDIDRMFNNLLKFCYINADAITPPDWSTCGETKACTKTNSQNYCSNRKAQKANPGIQRLTKPHYEPSGIVYQESHTIFTSIFAHQVNPRAIVVWIGTFDGYILKVNMEQQFRDRKPYVKYDLSQNRSQRIEPHHLSDHNDTKHIVFLHGNKASKFPLLSCQVYTTCGTCLKTIDPLGCGWCNDFCLRKDDCQFVWHDDSCPPLVYQVYSASGPIEGFTRLRIEGENFGDFPWSKVNVTIGEKNACNVMNKTRTSIECLTIAHDDRTVLVTVKATIGGILKSSAVREFPILVTRPYLSYTYSLFGSRRGNTVLTLEGNNLDTGFSTKVLISDISCVITSKNQTHIEFKTRACWEIIQGKNMTCNECFPITVKINDDVITSSNDTFCYTNDPQIISVSRNTTIMSGGLKLVVRGTHFGNANSYSLNLRSMETSETIYTICELFNENLICPTPDLSKNIRRWETKLEMWIMIDDDDYYWKKWAGDAPHYMTVYPDPVFESFNTILRNDGSKVENHLLVYGQELNKVLQPQDISINFNIPVQAVSPTYLRCDLTEIDPKHYADDKKDVLTIKVGNVKAILGIKELKQHKGILREHLHSFPNELGIN